AGCACTCAAAAACACTCAACACAGAAGAGAGGGTGGGTATGTTACCATGGAAACCAACTTGGGGGTTTTAAAATGGATATTACAACTTTGtattatctttaaaaaacaaaatgccctTGTGACAGAATTGTAATCCGTTACTGTTTGCCGTGTAAATTGCAGGCCCACAGTTGTGAGGGCAACACAAGTGCAACTGATTCATCCTCCCAGCACTGCAAGATAAAAGCATACGACCTAACTAGATTAGTCCGATCAAGATGATTTCACTGACCCTTATTGTAAATCTCATGTTTTGATGATAAGAAATTTTTTGTGGACATGTTGCCAAATTTCCCTTCTTCTTTATTAATAACTATTTCCTTACACAAAACATCAGCAGTGTTACCAGGTCAAAATGAACTGTCTATATGATAATTGTGGGAAAAGGTTATGGCTTTCTGTTGCCTGTTTTTTAAAACCAAGCTTTTACTGATCTAACTCTGCTGGGCTATGGTAGGTAGGTGGGGGTTAAAATGGACCACATGTCCAATTACTAAAAACACACATGGGAgcagggaaaaaaagtaaaacaataacTTAAATAGAAGTGCTTAAAACATAACAGTTCATAGAGCCCTTTCGAAAACCAAAAAAATGAGGGTGCAAAGCAGGAATCCCACCCCAACAGAAAAGGAGAGCAAAATGAACAGCTGTAATGATAATACTAATATTCATCCAATGATTCACAGATGTACAGTTCAGATGTAGATCACATCCTTCTCTCCCTTACAAATATTTCTTGATTCCTGGTCAGTGGCCCCCCCACGTCTGtgagccgcggcttccctctgTTTCAAGTCTATCTGTGGTGGGAGAACACTCTGTCTCAGTACACgtcccctcttcctccttcgCCATCAGTGCctgttcctcctcttttttcctgCGCTCCAACTCCCACTCCACAAAGGTGTCAAAGAGGCTGGGCCAGGCCTCGTCCTCGCTGTAGTTGCTCAGGTCGGGCCCGATAGCCTGGGTGAAGTTGAGGAACATGTTCCACGTGTCCCTTGAGATGCCCCGAATACTTGAGGGGTTCTCTGCTAGGAATTCCAGCCAATGATCGAGGATGGCAGGCGAGTCCTGGGTGAACACCAGGCGCCACAGGGCGATGGCGATTTCGCGCTGCAGTGAGCGCTGGCCTTCCTCAGCATCCAGGCCAAACTGGAAGGTGAAGCGGTAGAGGTCCTTGAAGTTCTCCTCACCTTGGGCGTCCAGCAGCATGGCAGGGAAACGTGAGCAGATACCCTCGAGGCTGTCTGCCTGGATGGCCTTGCAGCCTTCAACAAACTCCTTCCTggtgacacaaagaaaacaggacCAAACATCAGCTTGTCAGTGGACCATTCCACTGAGGATGATGAGGccgagaaacaaaaaaacatactttctaacaaaaaaaatcaccaaagttAACGCTGCGTTCCAGACAGCTTGGAGCTCAAAAATTTCTGACCTCCTACTAGAAAAAGTACAACAGAATGCCACGGTTTTCCTCCTTGTAAACTCAGGGCAAACCTATCTACCCTGACTTCATGAAGAAGCCGttgtctgacatcacacagcaaTGGCAGCACCCATGGAAGTGCACAGTGTAAATGGTAAACCATCAACTAAAAGGCAACATTAAGTATATTTGCCTGtatttaatcaaaataataCACTCTCCCATATTGTAAAACATGTAATTTTAAGTCAATATATGCTGCCAATATATAAGTGTTTTGTTGAAGCCTGTTGCGATAAGCactttttgcatctttttttgttgttgtgacaCAACCACTAAAATCAACTGTCCTTAGTTTAACTACTGTTTTGCTGTGAAGTAAATTCAAAGATCTTAGTCTTaaaatctgcataaaaatggGCAGGCGAAGGGCACTTGGGGACTGGAtacagggaaacggagatctgtgtgggtattTGAGACTCTCAGGAAGCAGGAAGCACCAGCTTGTCCAGGAGCTTTGCCCACATGATGGTCAGTTCAAGGCTTATTTTAGGATGAGTTTGAGACAGATTGACAATCTACTGTGAATTTTCTAGCCTCATTACAGTTGGTATGACATTACAAAGGAGTTGAGGTTATAATTTGTTCAGGGAAGCTCGCAGCTTGCCTACAAAGGCGTCGATAAAAGTGAGCAAATGCTGTACGCTACCACTTGCTGTCATCTCCACCtgagaaggcccgcctctcattTCATCTGACTGGACAATggagaaaaacatcaacagtgtCAGGCACTTTTCAGCATGgagtttaagtttttttcaactcgaggcaTTCAGAGGCTGCTAAGGCATGCTCTGTCTGACAGGAGCCTTACTGACTTACCAAGTATGTAGCTAGATGAGAAAACAGTTAAAGAGTAAAGCATTTATGtcactcattttcattttaacagcTATCTTTTTAATTACATAGATCACTTATTATCACACTTGCAAAAGaaacaccagtttgtcagtctacCACGTTTTTGTTAACGTTTGGCATCGTGCACCTGGAATGCTTGAGGATTAGAAGTTTCAACTGGGAAATTCTGACCT
The Epinephelus moara isolate mb chromosome 13, YSFRI_EMoa_1.0, whole genome shotgun sequence genome window above contains:
- the dcun1d3 gene encoding DCN1-like protein 3, whose product is MGQCVTKCKNPTSSLGSKSGDKESGSKSHHKKGGSGGGHKDEPSAPCSKTTSELSNGTKALEVTVETPVIPAAMGEPRKDENLDGDGLSLLRIEELFCCYKDEQEDAILEEGMEMFCNDLCVDPAEFRVLVLAWKFQAATMCKFTRKEFVEGCKAIQADSLEGICSRFPAMLLDAQGEENFKDLYRFTFQFGLDAEEGQRSLQREIAIALWRLVFTQDSPAILDHWLEFLAENPSSIRGISRDTWNMFLNFTQAIGPDLSNYSEDEAWPSLFDTFVEWELERRKKEEEQALMAKEEEGTCTETECSPTTDRLETEGSRGSQTWGGH